From one Triticum aestivum cultivar Chinese Spring chromosome 4B, IWGSC CS RefSeq v2.1, whole genome shotgun sequence genomic stretch:
- the LOC123089855 gene encoding salt tolerance receptor-like cytoplasmic kinase 1 — MLLHRHKFPLLCCGCGGDGVATGVGPRGAAINDTNVQQSGGKGGARQLSWAQVEAMTSGFTSAVVGEGGFSTVYLARLAGSGSSQLAAVKVHRSSERLRRAFRQELDALLRVRHPHIVRLLAFCDQRDEGVLVLEFAPNGSLHDHLHGRDGDGSTKAAPAATMPWARRAAVALQVARALEYLHDRCEPQVVHGDVKASNVLLDAAMGARLCDFGSARAGFSASAAVAARPPRAVLGSPGYVDPHYLRSGVLTKKSDVYSLGVLLLELLTGTQPFSDGRLLTSAVAPMIKAGSCSCDDVRRLVDQRLGSRYDAAEAATVATLAAACVGDNPALRPSMADVVRTLEQISAAGRRSDGVTKP; from the coding sequence ATGCTGCTGCACAGGCACAAGTTCCCGCTCCTCTGCTGCGGCTGCGGTGGCGATGGCGTCGCTACCGGCGTCGGCCCGCGAGGCGCGGCCATCAACGACACCAACGTCCAGCAGTCTGGCGGCAAGGGCGGAGCCAGGCAGCTGTCCTGGGCGCAGGTGGAGGCCATGACGTCGGGCTTCACGTCGGCCGTCGTCGGCGAGGGCGGCTTCAGCACCGTCTACCTCGCGCGCCTCGCCGGCTCCGGCTCCTCCCAGCTCGCCGCCGTCAAGGTGCACCGCAGCAGCGAGCGCCTGCGCCGCGCCTTCCGCCAGGAGCTGGACGCGCTGCTCCGCGTCCGCCACCCGCACATCGTCCGCCTCCTCGCCTTCTGCGACCAGCGCGACGAGggcgtgctcgtcctcgagttcgCGCCCAACGGCAGCCTGCACGACCACCTCCACGGCCGCGACGGCGACGGCAGCACCAAGGCCGCACCCGCGGCCACGATGCCGTGGGCGCGGCGTGCGGCCGTGGCGCTGCAGGTGGCCCGCGCGCTCGAGTACCTCCACGACCGGTGCGAGCCGCAGGTGGTGCACGGCGACGTCAAGGCCTCCAACGTGCTGCTCGACGCCGCCATGGGCGCCCGGCTCTGCGACTTCGGGTCCGCGCGCGCCGGGTTCTCGGCGTCGGCGGCCGTGGccgcccgcccgccgcgcgccgTGCTCGGGTCGCCCGGCTACGTGGACCCGCACTACCTCCGCTCCGGCGTGCTCACCAAGAAGAGCGACGTGTACAGCCTCGGCGTGCTGCTGCTCGAGCTGCTCACCGGCACGCAGCCCTTCAGCGACGGCCGGCTGCTGACTTCCGCCGTCGCGCCGATGATCAAGGCCGGCTCGTGCTCGTGCGACGACGTGCGTAGGCTCGTCGACCAGAGGCTAGGGTCCCGGTACGACGCGGCCGAGGCGGCGACCGTGGCAACGCTGGCGGCGGCGTGCGTGGGTGACAACCCGGCGCTCCGGCCGTCCATGGCCGACGTGGTCCGGACCCTGGAGCAGATCTCGGCCGCCGGGAGACGATCCGACGGCGTAACCAAGCCGTGA